Proteins co-encoded in one Natronorubrum daqingense genomic window:
- a CDS encoding sugar phosphate isomerase/epimerase family protein: MNIGVHTPPLADESLEGALGYLSDIGVDAIEPGVGGHPGEDHLSRTEHLDNEDAQQVVRTKLEEYGMEISALATHNNPLHPDDERADAADTELREAIALADQLEVDVVTCFSGLPAGSPDDEVPNWITAPWPPEHERALEYQWEQATAYWQDLAAHADDHGVDVAIEMHPNMLVYEPHGMAKLRDETNERIGANFDPSHLYWQGITITDAIRYLAERDAIHHVHAKDTKIYQAQAREKGVLDTTAYDDERNRSWLFRSVGYGHGESHWKDIVSTLRMVDYDGTLSIEHEDSLTSSREGLEKAVDLLERAIFETEPGEAHWAE, encoded by the coding sequence ATGAATATCGGCGTCCACACCCCGCCGCTGGCCGACGAATCGCTCGAGGGGGCACTCGGGTACCTCTCAGATATCGGCGTCGACGCGATCGAACCGGGAGTCGGCGGCCATCCCGGGGAAGATCACCTCTCTCGGACGGAACACCTCGATAACGAGGACGCACAACAGGTCGTTCGAACCAAACTCGAGGAGTACGGAATGGAGATCAGCGCACTCGCCACCCACAACAATCCGTTACACCCCGACGACGAACGCGCCGACGCCGCCGATACCGAACTCCGCGAAGCGATCGCCCTCGCCGATCAACTCGAGGTCGACGTCGTCACCTGTTTTTCCGGCCTCCCCGCTGGCAGTCCCGACGACGAGGTGCCAAACTGGATTACGGCTCCCTGGCCGCCAGAGCACGAGCGCGCACTCGAGTATCAGTGGGAACAGGCGACTGCGTACTGGCAAGACCTCGCTGCACACGCGGATGACCACGGCGTCGACGTCGCGATCGAGATGCACCCGAACATGCTGGTTTATGAACCCCACGGGATGGCGAAACTCCGCGACGAGACGAACGAGCGAATCGGCGCGAACTTCGACCCGTCGCACCTCTACTGGCAGGGAATCACGATTACGGACGCTATTCGATACCTCGCCGAACGGGATGCGATTCACCACGTCCACGCGAAGGACACGAAAATCTACCAAGCCCAGGCCCGAGAAAAGGGTGTGCTCGATACCACGGCCTACGACGACGAACGCAATCGGTCGTGGCTCTTTCGATCGGTCGGCTACGGACACGGCGAATCTCACTGGAAGGATATCGTCTCGACGCTTCGCATGGTCGACTACGACGGCACGCTCAGCATCGAGCACGAAGACTCGCTGACGAGTTCGCGAGAGGGCCTCGAGAAGGCGGTCGACCTCCTCGAGCGTGCGATATTCGAGACGGAACCCGGTGAGGCCCACTGGGCCGAGTGA
- a CDS encoding phosphatase PAP2 family protein — protein MALLSVLFELSLVVAAMLVTGILVIIGPRNLIDAIRDFRWRLEACLLPVIALAAVLLLRWSTQDIVQLLERRVLQNNITPYLFEFDQTVFGTDPVVMVQSVQTDLVTAFFVFIYIYGYAFLLLFPFLAYFALEEMDDLSTLILAFTANYAIGLLFYTLFVAYGPRNIDPTTFEPLLYDVFPQSGALTTEVNQSTNVFPSLHTSLSMTVFFLAWVTRRKYPLWVPVSGFLAVSVALSTMYLGIHWFADVVAGTILALVSVYIGVNYTVEGIVDSVRRFFETRLDSVSGTNE, from the coding sequence ATGGCGCTCCTCTCAGTACTGTTCGAACTCTCGCTCGTCGTGGCGGCGATGCTCGTCACCGGGATACTCGTTATTATCGGTCCCCGAAACCTGATCGATGCGATACGAGACTTCCGATGGCGTCTCGAGGCCTGCCTCTTGCCGGTTATCGCGTTGGCCGCCGTCTTGCTCTTGCGCTGGTCGACACAGGATATCGTGCAGTTACTCGAGCGTCGCGTCCTCCAGAACAATATCACGCCCTACCTCTTCGAGTTCGATCAGACGGTGTTCGGAACGGACCCCGTCGTTATGGTCCAGTCGGTCCAGACGGATCTGGTGACGGCGTTTTTCGTCTTCATCTACATCTACGGCTACGCGTTCTTGTTGTTGTTCCCGTTTCTCGCGTATTTTGCACTCGAGGAGATGGACGACCTCTCGACGCTCATCCTCGCGTTTACCGCGAACTACGCGATCGGGTTGCTCTTCTATACGCTCTTCGTGGCGTATGGACCACGCAACATCGATCCAACCACGTTCGAGCCGTTGTTATACGACGTCTTCCCGCAGTCGGGGGCGCTCACGACCGAAGTGAATCAGAGCACGAACGTTTTCCCGTCGTTGCACACCTCGCTTTCGATGACCGTCTTCTTCCTCGCGTGGGTAACGCGCCGGAAGTATCCGCTGTGGGTTCCGGTCTCCGGTTTCCTCGCGGTCAGCGTCGCGCTTTCGACGATGTACCTGGGAATACACTGGTTCGCTGACGTCGTCGCCGGCACCATCCTCGCACTCGTGAGCGTTTACATCGGCGTCAACTACACTGTCGAGGGCATCGTCGACTCGGTTCGTCGATTCTTCGAGACCCGGTTGGACTCGGTTAGCGGGACTAACGAATAA